The DNA region GTCTTGAGGGAGATGGCGTGGATCTCGCCGCTCTGCAATTGCTGGTCCAGGCAGCGGTACACTCGCTGGTGCCGCTGGACGTGGCCCTCGCCCGCAAAGGCGCCGCTCACCACGACAGCGTGAAAATGCAGGCCGTCCTCGCTGCCCACCTCGACCCGGCTGCCGTCGGGCAGCCCCCGGGCGATCAGGGACTTGACTTCAGCGGGGCGCATGGCGGCGCCGCTTGCGGGCGACGGCAACGGGGGCGGCGACCGCGGCCGCGGAGGGAAGACTCTCAGTCACGCAGCAGTTCTCCCACGCCATAAAGGCCGGCGAGACCCCGGAGCTGCTCCGGGACATTGAGGAACCGGGGCGGGTCGCGGCGCAACCGCCGCGCCTGGCGCAGCCAGTCCGTCAACAGCACCAGGCCGGCGCTGTCCATCCGGGTCACGCCGCCTAGATCGACGCTGCGCGGGGGGGAACGGGAGTAGGCGCGGTCCGCCTCTTCCTTCAGGGCCCTGACCGTGTCTATATGCACCTCGCCGGCGAGCCGCCAGGCGCCTTCGGCAGCGCATTCGAGCCGGGGTACGCCGCTCACGAACCCTCTCCCCGGCCTGCCGCGCCCGGGTCTTTGCCCCGGCCCGCTTCAAAGCCGTCGCCGCCGCGGGCGGCCATGCGCGCGATCAGCCCGTCCAGGCCGTCGCGCCGGACGCTCTCGTCAAAGGTGTTGCGGTAGGTGGTCAACAGGCTGATGCCGGCGATCTTGACATCCAGCACTTGCCAGCCGTTCTGCTCGCGCCAGCGCATGCGGTAGGCTATGGGGATATTGTCGCCGCCCGGCTGCACGACCTCCGTATTGACGATCGCCTGGCCCGGGCGGCGGCCCGGCTTGTGGGACACGATGCGCAGTTCCCGCTCCTTGTAGCCCCGCAGGGAGTGGCCGTAGGTGCGCACCAGAAGTTTTTGGAACAGTTCCGCAAAGCGGGCGCGCTGGTCTTCGTCGGCCTCCTTCCAATGCCGTCCCAGCACCCACCGCGACATGGCCCTGAAGTCGAAGCGGGGAAGGATCAGCTCGCTGATAATGCCGTAGATCTGCCCGGGGTCGCGCTCGATCACGTCGTCTTCCGCGCGCAGGCGGCGCAATACCTCGTCCGCCGTCTCCCGGACCACCGCCTCGGCCTCGCTGGCGACAGGTTCCGCAACCGCCGCCATGGGGAAAAGCGCCGGCAAAGATGCCGGCAATGCCAGCAGCAGCGCCAGCGGCCATCGCGGCCATCGCCGTAGGACGAACCGGGCGCGGCCCGCGGCGGCCCTACTCGTCGCCCGCCGCCCTGCTGTAGAGAAACTTGCTGACCACATCTTCCAGTACCACGGCATCGGAGGTGATTATAATCTCGTCCCCTTCCTGCAAAAAGTCGTCTTCGCCACCCGGTTTCAGAGAGACGTATTGCTCGCCCAGCAGACCGGAGGTGTAGATCTGGGCGGCGGTGTCCAGGGGCAGCTGGTCGTAGCCGGGGGCAATGCTCATAAGCACCAGGGCGGAGAAATCGTTCTGATCCAACTCGATCTTCCGCACGCTGCCCACGGTCACCCCGGCCATCTTCACCGGGGCCTTGGGCCGGAGTTGGCCGACGTTGGAGAACCGGGCCGTGACCTGGAACCCTTCCGCCGACACCGTCTCGCCGATACCGCTGACCTGCGCCGCAAGCAATACCAATGCGGCCAGCCCCAAGGCGATAAACAAACCCACCAGTACTTCTATGGTCGCCTGCCACATCTTCCCGTCATCCGCCTCCGTCATCCATTGCCGTATATTGCCGTATATCGCGCCGCCGCCGCGCCGGTAACCGCCACGCCCGCTAGTCGAACATCAGCGCCGTGAGCACGAAGTCCAAGCCCAGGACGGCGAGGCTGGAGTTGACCACCGTCCGGGTCGTGGCGCGGCCAATTCCCTCCGAGGTCGGCACGGCGTCGTAGCCCTCGAACACCGCGATCCAGGTTACCACGAAACCGAAGATCACGCTCTTGATTATCCCGTTCAGTATATCGTCGAACCACTCGACCGCCGCCTGCATCTGCGACCAGTACGCGCCGTCCTCCACGCCCAGCAGACCGACGCCGACAAAGTGCCCGCCGTAAATGCCCACCAGGCTGAAGACGGCGGCCAACAGCGGCATGCACAGACAACCGGCCAGAAAGCGGGGGGCGGCCACCCGCCGCACGGGGTCCACCGCCATCATTTCCATGGCGGCGAGTTGCTCGGTGGCTTTCATCAGCCCGATCTCGGCCGTCAGGGCCGAGCCCGCCCGCCCGGCGAATAACAACCCCGTCACCACCGGCCCCAGTTCCCGCACCAGAGACAGGGCCACCATCACCCCCAGCGATTCCTCCGCGCCAAAATCAACCAGGGTGTTGTAGCCCTGCAAACCCAGAACCATGCCGACGAAAAAACCGGAGACCGTAATAATGATCAGCGACAACACGCCGACGGCGTAGATCCGACGCACCAGCTCGCCGCCGCGCGCCAGGGCGCCGGGCGAGGCGCGCAGGAGTCGCACCAGAAACAGATGGGCGCGGCCCAGGCGGCGGAAACCCTCCAGCCCCCGGCGGCCCAGCGCCCGCAGGGCGGCGACCGGCGGGACGGTGCGCCGCTGCGCCTCCGGCAGCGCGCTCACGCCTCCTCCAGCAGCGCGCTGGTCAAGGCCGGCGCCGGGTAGTGGAAAGAGACCGGCCCGTCCGGCAGGGCCTCCATGAACTGCCGCACCCAGGGAGAGGCGCGCTGCCGCAGTTCGTCCGGGGCGCCGCTGCCC from Gammaproteobacteria bacterium includes:
- a CDS encoding BolA/IbaG family iron-sulfur metabolism protein; its protein translation is MRPAEVKSLIARGLPDGSRVEVGSEDGLHFHAVVVSGAFAGEGHVQRHQRVYRCLDQQLQSGEIHAISLKTCTPEEWESEGRDLSP
- the mlaE gene encoding lipid asymmetry maintenance ABC transporter permease subunit MlaE, translated to MSALPEAQRRTVPPVAALRALGRRGLEGFRRLGRAHLFLVRLLRASPGALARGGELVRRIYAVGVLSLIIITVSGFFVGMVLGLQGYNTLVDFGAEESLGVMVALSLVRELGPVVTGLLFAGRAGSALTAEIGLMKATEQLAAMEMMAVDPVRRVAAPRFLAGCLCMPLLAAVFSLVGIYGGHFVGVGLLGVEDGAYWSQMQAAVEWFDDILNGIIKSVIFGFVVTWIAVFEGYDAVPTSEGIGRATTRTVVNSSLAVLGLDFVLTALMFD
- a CDS encoding ABC transporter substrate-binding protein, with amino-acid sequence MAAVAEPVASEAEAVVRETADEVLRRLRAEDDVIERDPGQIYGIISELILPRFDFRAMSRWVLGRHWKEADEDQRARFAELFQKLLVRTYGHSLRGYKERELRIVSHKPGRRPGQAIVNTEVVQPGGDNIPIAYRMRWREQNGWQVLDVKIAGISLLTTYRNTFDESVRRDGLDGLIARMAARGGDGFEAGRGKDPGAAGRGEGS
- a CDS encoding STAS domain-containing protein → MSGVPRLECAAEGAWRLAGEVHIDTVRALKEEADRAYSRSPPRSVDLGGVTRMDSAGLVLLTDWLRQARRLRRDPPRFLNVPEQLRGLAGLYGVGELLRD
- the mlaD gene encoding outer membrane lipid asymmetry maintenance protein MlaD translates to MTEADDGKMWQATIEVLVGLFIALGLAALVLLAAQVSGIGETVSAEGFQVTARFSNVGQLRPKAPVKMAGVTVGSVRKIELDQNDFSALVLMSIAPGYDQLPLDTAAQIYTSGLLGEQYVSLKPGGEDDFLQEGDEIIITSDAVVLEDVVSKFLYSRAAGDE